Part of the Microbacterium sp. Clip185 genome is shown below.
CCGCCGTCCGTCCGCCGGCGAGGACGGCCTCGGCGGGGGTCAGGCGACGGATGGCGACCGCGGCGACGTTGGCGGGATGCGTCCCGGCGAACTCCGTGTAGATCGCGTCGTCGGCCTGCCCGTCATCGCCGATGAGCAGCCAGCGGATGTCGGGGAACTCCTGCGCCAGCCGGTTGAGGTTGGTCGACTTGTGAGCGGGTCCGCTGCGGAACCACCGATCATGGGTCGGACCCCAGTCGGTCAGGAGCATCGCGCCGGAGGGAAACAGGTGCCGCCGCAAGAACCGCGTGAGCGTCGGTGCGACGTTCCACGAGCCCGTGGAGAGGTAGACGAGGGGTGCGCCGGGGTTCTCCCGCGTCACGCGTTCGAGAAGCACCGACATTCCGGGCACGGGCTGCCGCGCGTGCTCATTGAGGACGAAGGAGTTCCAGGCCGCGAGCATCGGACGGGGGATCGCCGTGACCATGACGGTGTCGTCGATGTCGCTCACGACCCCGAACCTGGCGTCGTCGGAGACGATGAAAACGCGCAGCGTGGTGGTCTGACCGCCCTCCACGCGAGCAGTCAGCGTCTGCCACCCCGGCTCCAAGGTTGCCGGCAGCACCACGTCCACGACACCGCCGCGATCGGCGACGACGTCGTGTGTCTCACCGCCCACACTCACCTGTACCTGGCCGTACGCGACCGGGATAGCGGCGAAGCTGCGCCACCCGCGGATGCCCGCGTACTCGCCCTTGTCCCGGCCGACAGGGGGGATCACGACGCGTGCGAGCACCCGCACCCAGCGCTCGGAACCGTACCCGGGAAAGGCCGCGACCGATGGGGTGCGCCCACGACGACGGGCGCCCCGTTCACGCCACGCGTGAAATCGGCGCTCGAGTCGGGCGATCCAGAGGATCTTGTCGGAACGGGTCGGACGACGGGATTCGGCCACGCCCTCAGTCTTCCACGTCGGTCGCCCGGGGCTCCGGGGTGGACGCGGGCTCGACCATGTGCCGACGCTCGACCCGTTCGATGATCTTCTTGCCCACGAACACCAGAACGACGAACACCACGATGATCGCCACGAAGATGTAGCCGGCGTAGTGGATGCGCTCCGACAGTTCGCGGTACGTGCCCGCCGCGGCCGCCGCCACTCCGATGTAGAGGCTCGCCCAGATGATGCACGCCGGGGCCGTCCAAGCGAGGAACCGACGGTAGGGGAATCGCGCCATGCCGACCGTCAACGGCACGAGTGAATGGAGCACGGGCAGGAAGCGCGACAGGAAGATGGCGGGCCCGCCGCGACGTTCGAGGTAGCGCTCGGACCTGGCCCAGTTCTCCTCGCCGATGCGACGCCCGAGACGCGAGCGGCGCAGCCAGGGTCCCAGATAGCGGCCCAGAACGTAGCCGAGCGTCTCGCCCAGAAGCGACCCGATGACCACGGCCGCGCCGAGGACGACGCCCTGCAGGGGCGTCGCGACGGCTGTTCCCGCAACGATCACGATCGTGTCGCCCGGAACGATCAGTCCGACCAGCACGCTGGTCTCCAGCATGATGGCGACGCCGGCGAGAAGAACACGCAGCACCGGATCGACCTCGCGCACGGCGTCGAGAATCGCGGTGAGCAGATCGTTCACGCCGTCGAGCCTAGAGGCTCGCGGTGTCGCTAGCCTGGGAGCGTGCCCGCTGCTCCTGTCCGCGTGCACGGCGCGAACGATCCCGCAGCCGTCCACGCACTCTTCGCTGAGCGCGACCACACGTTCTGGCTCGACGCGGGACCTGCGGCCGACGCCGGCTACAGCTGGATCGGATGCGGTACTCCGGTCGACGGCGCCGAGGTGCGCGCGGTGCAGGTCGCGGCCGATGGCGCGCCGCATCCTGCCGGTCCGTTCCGCAGCGGCTGGGTCGGGTGGCTGTCGTACGAGAGCGGGGCGGATGCGGCGGGTGCCCCGGTCGCCGCCGACGACATGCCGCGCGAGAGCTGGATGAGGGTGCGCACGCTCATCACCTTCGATCACGGCGCCGGCGCGACGTGGGTCAGCGGTGAGGACGCCGAGGCATGGGCGGAGCGCATCGCGTCGGTTTCTCCGGTGGCACCGGTCGCGGTGCCCGACCGCGGCACCGCGACCGCGCGCGT
Proteins encoded:
- a CDS encoding DedA family protein — encoded protein: MNDLLTAILDAVREVDPVLRVLLAGVAIMLETSVLVGLIVPGDTIVIVAGTAVATPLQGVVLGAAVVIGSLLGETLGYVLGRYLGPWLRRSRLGRRIGEENWARSERYLERRGGPAIFLSRFLPVLHSLVPLTVGMARFPYRRFLAWTAPACIIWASLYIGVAAAAAGTYRELSERIHYAGYIFVAIIVVFVVLVFVGKKIIERVERRHMVEPASTPEPRATDVED
- a CDS encoding App1 family protein yields the protein MAESRRPTRSDKILWIARLERRFHAWRERGARRRGRTPSVAAFPGYGSERWVRVLARVVIPPVGRDKGEYAGIRGWRSFAAIPVAYGQVQVSVGGETHDVVADRGGVVDVVLPATLEPGWQTLTARVEGGQTTTLRVFIVSDDARFGVVSDIDDTVMVTAIPRPMLAAWNSFVLNEHARQPVPGMSVLLERVTRENPGAPLVYLSTGSWNVAPTLTRFLRRHLFPSGAMLLTDWGPTHDRWFRSGPAHKSTNLNRLAQEFPDIRWLLIGDDGQADDAIYTEFAGTHPANVAAVAIRRLTPAEAVLAGGRTAVNDHSAASVPWVSGDDGAELLDRLEEAGVVRPGVG